The following are from one region of the Georgenia sp. M64 genome:
- a CDS encoding aldo/keto reductase, whose product MKTRTLGPFDVSAIGLGCMPMSMNNDHEYPSREESVATIHAALDAGVTLLDTADIYAPSWDTFGHNEELVAAALHAYGTLPDGLVVATKGGITRGPGDTWGRDGSMSYLRSAVEGSLRRLGRDVIDLYQWHRPDRSMDYAEVVGNFAALVQEGKVRCVGISNANVEEIRIAQDVLGPGGLVSVQNEFSPRYRKSEGELRYCAEQGIAFLPWSPLGGTGGGGRSVGTEFSVFADIAADHGVSPQQVVLAWELALSDRVIPIPGARRAASIVDSAAAADLVLTEDELARCSAAGQVG is encoded by the coding sequence ATGAAGACCCGCACCCTCGGCCCGTTCGACGTCTCCGCCATCGGCCTCGGCTGCATGCCGATGTCCATGAACAACGACCACGAGTACCCCAGCCGGGAGGAGTCGGTCGCCACCATCCACGCCGCCCTCGACGCCGGCGTCACCCTTCTCGACACCGCCGACATCTACGCACCGAGCTGGGACACGTTCGGCCACAACGAGGAGCTCGTCGCCGCGGCGCTGCACGCCTACGGCACGCTGCCGGACGGACTCGTCGTCGCCACCAAGGGCGGCATCACGCGCGGGCCCGGGGACACGTGGGGGCGGGACGGGTCGATGTCCTACCTGCGTAGCGCGGTCGAGGGCTCGCTGCGTCGTCTCGGGCGGGACGTGATCGACCTCTACCAGTGGCACCGGCCCGACCGGTCGATGGACTACGCCGAGGTGGTCGGCAACTTCGCAGCGCTCGTGCAGGAGGGAAAGGTGCGCTGCGTCGGGATCTCCAACGCGAACGTCGAGGAGATCCGCATCGCGCAGGACGTCCTGGGCCCGGGTGGTCTCGTGAGCGTGCAGAACGAGTTCTCCCCCCGATACCGCAAGTCCGAGGGGGAGCTGCGGTACTGCGCCGAGCAGGGGATCGCCTTCCTGCCGTGGAGCCCCCTGGGTGGCACCGGTGGCGGGGGCCGTTCGGTAGGGACCGAGTTCTCCGTCTTCGCCGACATCGCCGCCGACCACGGGGTCAGCCCGCAGCAGGTGGTGCTGGCGTGGGAGCTCGCGCTGAGCGACCGGGTCATCCCGATCCCGGGCGCCCGACGGGCCGCGTCCATCGTCGACTCCGCCGCCGCGGCCGACCTCGTCCTGACCGAGGATGAGCTGGCCCGCTGCAGCGCCGCGGGTCAGGTGGGCTAG
- a CDS encoding vitamin K epoxide reductase family protein, with protein MTGHPAPGPRATRDDLLLEEDAPARYDHRWTFAAMLASSLLSLVASFVLSVDAVRLAANPDVVLGCNINEAISCGKVAQAWQASLLGFPNAFLGLITEPVVITIAVAGLARVRFPRWFMVAAQVVYLIGLVFAYWLFVQSYFVIDALCPWCLVVTASTTTVFTSLLRYNIRENSFRLSPRLHERLTSWIRIGLDYALVAAWFTFLAAAIVLKYQHVFFG; from the coding sequence GTGACCGGCCACCCTGCTCCCGGACCCCGCGCCACCCGCGACGACCTCCTGCTCGAGGAGGACGCCCCGGCGCGCTACGACCACCGCTGGACGTTCGCCGCGATGCTGGCCTCGTCGCTCCTCAGCCTCGTCGCGTCGTTCGTCCTCTCGGTCGACGCGGTCCGGCTGGCCGCGAACCCCGACGTCGTCCTCGGCTGCAACATCAACGAGGCGATCTCCTGCGGCAAGGTGGCCCAGGCCTGGCAGGCCAGCCTGCTCGGCTTCCCCAACGCCTTCCTCGGCCTCATCACCGAACCCGTGGTCATCACCATCGCCGTGGCCGGCCTGGCCCGGGTCCGCTTCCCCCGCTGGTTCATGGTGGCGGCGCAGGTCGTCTACCTCATCGGCCTGGTCTTCGCGTACTGGCTCTTCGTCCAGTCCTACTTCGTCATCGACGCCCTGTGCCCCTGGTGCCTGGTCGTGACCGCCTCGACGACGACGGTCTTCACGAGCCTGCTGCGCTACAACATCCGCGAGAACAGCTTCCGGCTGTCACCCCGGCTCCACGAGCGACTCACCTCGTGGATCCGGATCGGGCTCGACTACGCCCTCGTCGCCGCCTGGTTCACGTTCCTCGCCGCGGCGATCGTCCTGAAGTACCAGCACGTCTTCTTCGGCTGA
- a CDS encoding inositol monophosphatase family protein → MSTTPDPAELLALCEDLARTAGEHARARTADHGGVARTKSSAVDVVTAVDEEVEALLRARLAELRPDDGVLGEEEGSVAGTSGLTWVVDPIDGTVNFLYGIPSYSISVAVVSGSADPLTWTAEAGCVHAVALGTTWTAARGLGAWRDGEPLGPRPAPPLARALVGTGFGYTVEERTLEGALVAQILPQVRDIRRLGSAAIDLCLVADGRLDAYYEIGLNPWDMAAGSLVVSEAGGAVQGLTGGPASPAMTIAGGHGLVEELAAALRAAGA, encoded by the coding sequence GTGAGCACCACCCCCGACCCCGCCGAGCTCCTCGCCCTGTGCGAGGACCTCGCCCGCACCGCGGGGGAGCACGCCCGGGCCCGGACCGCCGACCACGGCGGCGTCGCCCGCACGAAGTCCTCCGCCGTCGACGTCGTCACCGCCGTGGACGAGGAGGTCGAGGCTCTCCTGCGCGCGCGCCTGGCCGAGCTCCGGCCCGACGACGGCGTCCTGGGCGAGGAGGAGGGGTCGGTCGCGGGCACGTCCGGGCTGACCTGGGTGGTCGACCCCATCGACGGGACGGTGAACTTCCTCTACGGCATCCCGTCCTACTCGATCTCCGTCGCCGTGGTCTCCGGCAGCGCCGACCCGCTGACGTGGACGGCCGAGGCCGGGTGCGTCCACGCCGTCGCGCTGGGCACCACCTGGACCGCGGCGCGGGGCCTCGGGGCGTGGCGCGACGGCGAGCCGCTCGGCCCACGTCCCGCCCCGCCGTTGGCGCGGGCGCTGGTCGGCACCGGCTTCGGCTACACGGTCGAGGAGCGGACCCTCGAGGGGGCGCTCGTGGCGCAGATCCTCCCCCAGGTGCGCGACATCCGCCGGCTCGGCTCGGCCGCGATCGACCTGTGCCTCGTGGCGGACGGCCGGCTCGACGCCTACTACGAGATCGGCCTCAACCCGTGGGACATGGCGGCCGGCTCGCTCGTGGTCAGCGAGGCGGGCGGTGCGGTGCAGGGGCTCACCGGTGGGCCGGCCTCGCCCGCGATGACCATCGCCGGCGGGCACGGCCTGGTCGAGGAGCTGGCCGCCGCCCTGCGCGCCGCGGGCGCCTGA
- a CDS encoding AIM24 family protein: MPIHGPLFTEHRENSSQDPFSLQNKKLLKIQMGFGPVWARSGSMVAYQGDVRFENKGSGGLGKMFKSAVTGEGVAMMQCTGQGELFVADRAAEVQVMYLENDMISVNGSNVLAFSASIDWDIQRIQARGAAMTGGLYNVTLRGTGYVAVTTKGEPVALDVASAPTFADAQAVVLWTAGVSMDIRVDTGGLRSMVRGGTGETFQMAFGGQGYVVVQPSESVTQGGHENKGGSGLGDIFGG; this comes from the coding sequence ATGCCCATCCACGGTCCACTGTTCACGGAGCACCGCGAGAACTCCTCGCAGGACCCGTTCTCGCTGCAGAACAAGAAGCTCCTGAAGATCCAGATGGGTTTCGGCCCGGTGTGGGCCAGGAGCGGGTCGATGGTGGCCTACCAGGGGGACGTGCGCTTCGAGAACAAGGGCTCGGGCGGTCTGGGCAAGATGTTCAAGTCCGCCGTCACCGGCGAGGGCGTGGCCATGATGCAGTGCACCGGCCAGGGCGAGCTCTTCGTGGCCGACCGTGCCGCCGAGGTGCAGGTGATGTACCTCGAGAACGACATGATCTCCGTCAACGGCAGCAACGTCCTGGCGTTCTCGGCCTCGATCGACTGGGACATCCAGCGCATCCAGGCGCGCGGGGCCGCGATGACCGGCGGGCTGTACAACGTCACCCTGCGCGGGACGGGGTACGTCGCCGTGACCACCAAGGGTGAGCCCGTCGCCCTCGACGTCGCGAGCGCGCCGACGTTCGCCGACGCCCAGGCGGTGGTGCTGTGGACCGCGGGTGTCAGCATGGACATCCGCGTCGACACCGGCGGGCTGCGGTCGATGGTCCGCGGCGGGACCGGGGAGACGTTCCAGATGGCGTTCGGCGGGCAGGGCTACGTCGTCGTCCAGCCGAGCGAGTCCGTGACGCAGGGCGGCCACGAGAACAAGGGCGGGAGCGGGCTGGGCGACATCTTCGGCGGCTGA
- a CDS encoding metalloregulator ArsR/SmtB family transcription factor: MADRDAKTALLEEFAAVGKALGSPARLELLDLLTQGPRTVEDLARAAGLGLSTCSAHLQRLHGAGLVTTRRDGTRIWYSLAGDDVAVLLAGLRRVARRRRPGTESARRRYVGGDVGVVEVADLLRTDRDPGVVVLDVRPAAEFAAGHLPGAVHIPLEELAERLDELPADREVVAYCRGDYCALAHEAVRVLAAHGRSARRVSDGVLEWRAAGVPLVPAP; the protein is encoded by the coding sequence ATGGCTGACCGCGACGCGAAGACCGCGCTGCTCGAGGAGTTCGCCGCGGTGGGCAAGGCCCTGGGCAGTCCCGCCCGCCTGGAGCTCCTCGACCTCCTCACCCAGGGACCGCGAACGGTCGAGGACCTCGCCCGGGCCGCGGGCCTGGGACTGTCCACCTGCTCGGCCCACCTCCAGCGCCTCCACGGCGCCGGCCTGGTGACCACACGGCGCGACGGCACCCGGATCTGGTACTCCCTCGCCGGCGACGACGTCGCCGTCCTGCTCGCCGGCCTGCGCCGCGTCGCACGACGACGCCGGCCGGGGACGGAGAGCGCGCGGCGACGGTACGTGGGCGGGGACGTCGGCGTCGTCGAGGTGGCCGACCTCCTGCGCACGGACCGCGACCCGGGCGTCGTCGTCCTCGACGTCCGGCCGGCCGCCGAGTTCGCCGCCGGCCACCTTCCCGGCGCCGTGCACATCCCCCTCGAGGAGCTCGCGGAGCGGCTCGACGAGCTGCCCGCCGACCGTGAGGTCGTCGCCTACTGCCGCGGCGACTACTGCGCGCTCGCCCACGAGGCCGTCCGTGTGCTCGCCGCCCACGGCCGGAGTGCGCGACGCGTCAGCGACGGTGTCCTGGAGTGGCGGGCGGCCGGTGTCCCGCTGGTCCCCGCGCCCTGA
- a CDS encoding MFS transporter, giving the protein MGPLTRAGRPPVAGTTLGLRANAAQFALLVAVNALVGGMLGQERTVLPLLAEAEFGLQAYTATLTYILAFGLAKAATNYLAGTLSDRYGRKPVLVAGWLVAVPVPLLLIGAPTWTWIVVANVLLGISQGLTWSTTVIMKIDLVGPSRRGTAMGLNEAAGYVAVAATALATGYLAETAGLRPAPFLLGVAFAALGLGLSTLAVRETRGHAHLEAAGHAPAARRGEPGHDERPGRESPRGGDHRDLTDGEVFARTSFREPALSAASQAGLVNNLNDGLAWGLFPVLFAGAGLSVSQIGVLAALYPAVWGLGQLVTGAWSDRRGRKPFVVGGMVVQAVALALVALGTSFAEWAVGAVLLGAGTAMVYPTLLAAVGDVAHPAWRARAVGVYRLWRDLGFAVGALLAGVVADLLGVRAAVWVVAALTAVSGIIVAMRMYETHGTDG; this is encoded by the coding sequence TTGGGCCCCCTCACCCGCGCCGGCCGGCCGCCCGTCGCCGGCACCACGCTGGGTCTGCGCGCCAACGCGGCGCAGTTCGCCCTGCTCGTCGCCGTGAACGCCCTCGTCGGCGGCATGCTCGGTCAGGAGCGCACCGTGCTGCCGCTCCTGGCCGAGGCCGAGTTCGGCCTGCAGGCCTACACCGCCACCCTCACCTACATCCTGGCCTTCGGGCTGGCCAAGGCCGCGACGAACTACCTCGCCGGCACCCTGTCCGACCGGTACGGCCGCAAGCCGGTCCTCGTGGCCGGGTGGCTGGTCGCGGTCCCGGTCCCGCTGCTCCTCATCGGTGCACCGACGTGGACGTGGATCGTCGTGGCGAACGTCCTGCTCGGGATCAGCCAGGGCCTGACCTGGTCCACCACCGTGATCATGAAGATCGATCTGGTCGGCCCGTCGAGGCGGGGCACCGCGATGGGGCTGAACGAGGCCGCCGGGTACGTGGCCGTCGCCGCCACCGCGCTGGCCACCGGCTACCTCGCCGAGACGGCCGGGCTGCGGCCCGCCCCCTTCCTCCTGGGGGTGGCCTTCGCGGCCCTGGGCCTGGGCCTGTCCACCCTGGCGGTGCGCGAGACGCGCGGCCACGCCCACCTCGAGGCGGCGGGCCACGCCCCGGCCGCCCGTCGCGGTGAGCCTGGGCACGACGAGCGCCCCGGCCGCGAGAGCCCTCGCGGCGGTGACCACCGCGATCTCACCGACGGCGAGGTCTTCGCCCGCACCTCCTTCCGTGAGCCCGCCCTGTCCGCCGCCAGCCAGGCCGGCCTCGTGAACAACCTCAACGACGGCCTGGCCTGGGGTCTCTTCCCGGTCCTCTTCGCGGGCGCCGGGCTCTCCGTGAGCCAGATCGGCGTCCTCGCGGCGCTCTACCCGGCCGTCTGGGGTCTCGGGCAGCTCGTGACGGGCGCCTGGTCCGACCGGCGCGGCCGCAAGCCGTTCGTCGTCGGCGGCATGGTCGTCCAGGCGGTGGCCCTGGCGCTGGTCGCCCTCGGCACCAGCTTCGCCGAATGGGCGGTGGGGGCGGTTCTCCTCGGAGCGGGGACGGCCATGGTCTACCCGACCCTCCTGGCCGCGGTCGGTGACGTCGCGCACCCGGCGTGGCGGGCACGCGCCGTCGGGGTCTACCGCCTCTGGCGCGACCTGGGTTTCGCCGTCGGGGCGCTGCTCGCCGGAGTGGTGGCCGACCTCCTGGGGGTGCGCGCAGCTGTCTGGGTGGTCGCCGCGCTCACCGCGGTGTCCGGCATCATCGTCGCCATGCGGATGTACGAGACGCACGGCACCGATGGCTGA